Part of the Quercus robur chromosome 5, dhQueRobu3.1, whole genome shotgun sequence genome, ATTCAATTCCATTTACAAGTAAATACATAATACCCTAGCATGGACTAGATTATAAGACCATAAGATCAGGCTGAAATGCAACAATATGCATCACCTACAACTACTGCAAAATTTCTTATCTACATACCTCAGATTCAGCCTTTTCAAGGTCAGAACATTTCCTTTCAAGCGCCTGCTTGTATGACAACCCTGTTCTTCGAAGTACATTAGCATTTGGGATAAGCAAACGCGATTCAGAACTCAAATTTTCCAACCTGAAAAGAAATGCACATTGTCTAAAGTGACTTTCAAGTAAATAACCTCAATCTAAAATTCACTTAAAACTTACAGATAATGATgatgagggaaaaaaataaaaacatataaagcaTATATAATGCTATCCAAATAAAGGGCATATTCTAGAATCTAGATAAGTTCTAATCTTCCAGCCAAACGGGATTCTTCAATTCTCAGTTTATGTAAATCTTAGTCATATATCAACATGAAGCAGATTGGTTGTATACTTAATATTTGTCTCTCCAGTCCTACCTCTTTCAGCCACTTAAAGAACTATAATCATCATTTAATAGATCATATACACATGCATATGTGGGTTTTTATGTTATAAGACACAGATATCTAATAAATTTAACCAGACATCCTtaatcacaataaatttttttaattttatcaagaaaaaaaaaattagggtcggctattttttttcttaataaaatttttcgttatctatcaaaaaaaagtcACAATAATCATGCCAGAGCACAAAATAACATACACAATATTCACTATTAGCTCAaagtttctaatatatatatatatatatataaaataaagtttaaagagttaacaattATTACCTCAAActtatatttgatatattttctGTTACTTTACGTTCAAACCCAGCAACCGCATTTGACAATCCCTGTGCAAGAGCAACTAATAATTCCATTTGCTTCTGATGCTCCCTCTCTTTATTGTTGACCAATGACAACGCATTCTGCTTCTCTTGGGCAAAAGCATGAAtcattcttctctcttcatCAACTTCCGTCAACTCTTTCATTCTTAGTTCAAGCTTCTGATTTAACTCACATATCTCCGCCTTATATGTTTCAATTTGCTCTAATGCCTTAATCTTTTGATTCCGTAAATTATCAAGCTCTTGACAAGCTAACTCAGATTGCACTTTCTCATTTGCCAATGCAACTGTTGTTTCCTGCACTAACTTCTCCTTTTCTTCAATCGATTCTTCCAGTGAGCGCATCCCTTGCTTTAGTTTTTTCTTATCCACAAGCTCCAATCTTAAGACTTCTTCTCTTTGCAGTGCCTCCATTTCCAGAGTAACTcgaattttattttcatcagTATATTTCATGTTCAAGTTACTGACTTTCTCTTCAGCATCTTTCAGGGCTTCTTCAAATATAATCCCACACAGCCATTGCATGGTAATGGACTCTATATCAGAATCTTCAATATTGGAGTTGCTTCTAGGTTTAGCAAGATAAGCAGCttcatttaatataatttcataAATTTCTCGCACGATGTTACACTTCAAATCTGACTCCTCGGTGACACATTTAATTTGGCCAATTAACTCCCTGAGAACACATTTATAAACATCTTCACAAATTAAAGCTTTAATTTGTGCATCTTCTATAGCATACAATAACTTTGCCTCCATTAGTTGGCGCTGAGACAGTTTATCTGCAGCATCAGAAACTTGTGCTAAAAGGCATGTGACTTCCTTTTTCTTATCTGCAAGCAAGTCTCTAAGCTGGTGATTTTCTGAAAGAAGGGATTCCAGTCTGTCCTTCAAACTGCCAAGATTTTCAGCATTTTCACTAAATGCACATAGCATCTTATTTTCCACAAGAATTCCATCCAACTTTGAAATGAAATGGGgaatttttctctttaatatGTCAAGCTCATTATCCTTCTTCAACGGTGAAGCAGATCCCCTTTCCTTCATACACAATATTTCCCGCATCagtctaaaatttttttcagttATCTCTTGCACTTTAGACTCATGATTTCTCCTCATGTTGGTCATCTCAGTGATCAATTCATCTTTTGACATTTGCTTTAGTTTGACAGGATCTGAATTTTCTGGGATATTACTATTTGAATCTTCATGTTTGCCATTTCCTTCCCAAATCAAAGTGGACGATGAAACACTATTGCTTAAGCTTTTGCTGCGGAAATGATCAGCCTTTTTATCATTACTCCACTCCCCACTAATCTCTATGGACCCCAGAGAAGTTAGTGGCCGACTTTCATGAATAGACAGTGATTTTGAAATGGCATCCAATTCCTGCCGTAAACTTGAGATATCATTAATCTTTTCAAGCCAATTCACATTTTCATTACCACCAAATTGCACATTTTGATCCCAAAGTCTTTCTTCAAACCCTTCTTGAAGACTCCAAATGCAATTCTTAATTACCATACCTTCAATTTCTGCTTTAAACTCTTGCTCTTGTTGCCATGAACAGAATGATTCCCTAGACAACCCAAACATATCTTCCACTTGTTCATGAACCATGTCAAAAGTAGCATTTAGACTTTCAAGCATTTCATCCACATCAATCCATCCGGATGCCTTCTCCGGAAGAATACCACCCAATCCCAGCAGCTCAGAACCAGAATTAATCTTCCTAATAGAACTACACCCTCTTATGCCGTCAATTGCCTTCTTGAGCTTCTTGAACTGCTCTTTAGCCACATTTCTAAGGCTCCCCAAAGATTCTTTCACTCTATCGTGCTCTACAAAAGCATCTGGACAGTTGCAATACATCCTGTGGTGACTTGTGCTTTTGGACTCATGGTGTGTCAAAGCAGATCCCAAAGATTCATTTTCATCTGCACCCACATGGTTAAGATGTAGCATATGCTTCAATTTTTTCACCTCCAACTCTTTCTGGGCAATTTTCTCATCTGCTTCTTGTTCAACTGCATCAACCGTGCCCTTTATGAGAGAGTCACTCACCATCCTAGAAATAGTCAACCGATCATTGATATCTTGAAAATATGAGTCCATTATCTCAACGATCTCATCACCCGATATCTCACTTACTTGAGAGTTATCAACATGCTGCCCCAACCCATCACGGCACAGAGCCACACTAGCATCCATATCCCTTCCGTCCTCCATAATATACCAAAAAGCCTATTTACAGCTTAATCACTTATGAGATTCCATACCAGACCTGCAAAACTGcaaatataaagaaaacaataaagaaCAAAACTATAATGAACATATTCAGAAAGAACTGTaaatcacattttcttttttctttttcttttttttatgggaataaaTCGCATTTTCTTATTCTGCAATATAATGGGTACCTATAATTCTTGTAAAATATGAGTCAAATCACAAAAGGGTCTCTTTAGTTACTGAGAAATTTggggaaaacaaaaaccaaaacagaGTCTTGAATCTTGTGCATTCAATTCTCTCCATACCCACAAACTCAAGATTGAAAATTTAACAACTTAACTAACCCAAGTAGTTGTATTTGGGACCCAAATACCCAACTGAGTTCAAAAGTCTATCCCTTTAACAACCACTattattttccttcattttctcaacaaccaaacacacacCCAAAAGCTGAAACCACCAAAAATGAACTGACAACTTAGCTTAAACTCATTAACACTgcttattattagttcaaaaaaacaaaaaagaaatgaacTTTAGCAACAAAGAATACTTACTGGTGAAGAAGATAAAACCCAAGTAGACAGTAGTAGTGGGAGAAACCTTATTTCCCTCGAAAACTTAAGGTTCAGAAAGTGTTTGAAAATCCCAAAATGggcattgaaatttaaaaaaagagtttttttttttttttttttgggaggtgAAGAAAGGCTGCCTGATCTTTGTGTCTGTTGGGTTTTGTTATTCAGTTTTGgcttttagggttttgaagaaGATTATATAAAAGCTGGGACAGACAGACCATTTTGGTGAGCGGGAGAGAAGTCCTTGCTTATGCCCC contains:
- the LOC126726684 gene encoding WPP domain-associated protein, coding for MEDGRDMDASVALCRDGLGQHVDNSQVSEISGDEIVEIMDSYFQDINDRLTISRMVSDSLIKGTVDAVEQEADEKIAQKELEVKKLKHMLHLNHVGADENESLGSALTHHESKSTSHHRMYCNCPDAFVEHDRVKESLGSLRNVAKEQFKKLKKAIDGIRGCSSIRKINSGSELLGLGGILPEKASGWIDVDEMLESLNATFDMVHEQVEDMFGLSRESFCSWQQEQEFKAEIEGMVIKNCIWSLQEGFEERLWDQNVQFGGNENVNWLEKINDISSLRQELDAISKSLSIHESRPLTSLGSIEISGEWSNDKKADHFRSKSLSNSVSSSTLIWEGNGKHEDSNSNIPENSDPVKLKQMSKDELITEMTNMRRNHESKVQEITEKNFRLMREILCMKERGSASPLKKDNELDILKRKIPHFISKLDGILVENKMLCAFSENAENLGSLKDRLESLLSENHQLRDLLADKKKEVTCLLAQVSDAADKLSQRQLMEAKLLYAIEDAQIKALICEDVYKCVLRELIGQIKCVTEESDLKCNIVREIYEIILNEAAYLAKPRSNSNIEDSDIESITMQWLCGIIFEEALKDAEEKVSNLNMKYTDENKIRVTLEMEALQREEVLRLELVDKKKLKQGMRSLEESIEEKEKLVQETTVALANEKVQSELACQELDNLRNQKIKALEQIETYKAEICELNQKLELRMKELTEVDEERRMIHAFAQEKQNALSLVNNKEREHQKQMELLVALAQGLSNAVAGFERKVTENISNISLRLENLSSESRLLIPNANVLRRTGLSYKQALERKCSDLEKAESEVDLLGDEVDALLSLLEKIYIALDHYSPILQHYPGIIEILKLVKRELSGESTRPV